The DNA region CCATATGGTGTTTAAGTGCCATTGTCCAGCCTCTCTTTAACAGTTTGGGAAACTGAGTCCAGTTCTAATGGTCATTGTAACACAGTGTAGTCATCAGCAGGGCAGGGAACTGGACCCAGAtccttcctctgactccaaatccagcattcttttctctAAACCATATGTTAGTTGACTGATTCCTAAGCCCAGGGAGGATGCCCCACCTCCTCCCATATACTTCCTGGTCACACAATCATGCCACCTGCCTGAAATCACAGGATCTCTGTGCCTGTTAGGGGAGGTATttgtccttcctctcccccttcagaTTCAGTGTTCCAATTGCAACGGCTCATTCACAGGGTCTGGGATTTAGAGTCAACAGGGAGTTTTTAAAGAGCATTTCACCAAATGCATCCATTCTACAAaacagggaactgaggcccagagcacaGAAGTGTCTTCCAGGGCAGGCATTCGGAGCCAAGTTCCTACCTCTAATTTGGGACTCAAACAGAGGTCTCTGAAATCCTAGCCTTATCTCTCTCCTCCAGATCATCCCTACCTGGCACTGTGACACTGAGCCCAGGGCCAACTAAATAAATGATGTAGATCCTTCAGGGAAAAGGCAGGCAGGGCCGAAGTTGGTATTTTGTAGGGGCCTGGTCTGCAGCCACTTCGTACCTTCTTAGAACTTGGGGTAGATGCCTGTCCCGCTGCCGAGCCCAGCCCCCATCAATGTCCCCAGAGCCTGGGATAACAGTTGCTAGCTCCAGGCATAAGGCCCTAGGTGCCGAGAGGGTTACAGCTGGGAGGGTTATGACTCCTCCCAGCCCCAGTGGACACTTGGTCCCTTAGCAACGTGGCCTGCCAGCTAGGACGCTGATTTCTGGTGCTGGGGCAGAACTCTGTAGAAGCCCAGAGGAAACTTCCAGGCCAGCACAATCTGAAGAAAGGTGAGTGGGAGGTATTGGGGGGCAAAGGGAGGGAGGTACCTCCACTACCTGGGCAAAGGATTGGTCAGAGTTTACATTTTTTGGAATTCTCAGCTTTGTGAAAGCAGTTATTTGTATTGCCCTCCTGTGAGCAATCCTACGCCCCCTCCCAAGAATCCTGGCACCTATCCAGGCTCTCGGAGAGTGGCCCTAACACTTAGAAGATTCCTGGTACTGAGCTGACCCATACTGCCCCCTCCCATCCAAGCCTGATTCAAAGCTGTACAGCTTTGGGCTCTCAGGTTACAATGAGGTAGGCCTGAAAGCTTGGGCCTCTGTACTCTGTAGGGTAAGGGAGGAGCCAGAAGGGCTGCCAGCCATCTGACTCCTGGGATTACGGGTAAGGAAACAGGGTACAGGCTCTGCATGGAGGAGCTAAAGGGAGAAAGGCTCGTGAACTCTTTTTCCCTCATTTACAAGGGTATGTTGATGTAGGTGTGTTGTAGCAAACAAAGCTCTGAAGGAGGCAGGAGCCAGGATGAAGGAGGACACGGTGTATGGGAGGGGATAGTGGTCCCTCAGTTTACTCTGTTCAAGGAAGGGGTTTGGAGGGTTACAGAGTGCCATCATGATGACAAGAACTAGCATGAGGGAAACtcgggggtgtgtgtggggggggggtggtggttaCAAAGTGACATCATGATGACAGGAACTGGCATGAAGGAGACCCAGGGGTGTGTGAAGAGGGTCGCACTCCTTCCACAGGGGTTGGTTTTTCTTTCAGTTCACTCACTATGGAGGCCACCAATGCCATTGAGAAACTTCGAGCAAAGTGCCTAGAACGTGGGGCATCTGGTATCAAAGGCCTGGCCAGGTAATTCTCCTCCCCCCGAAACTTCTGGTTGGGTCCCACCCAGGTCCATCCTACCCTGCAGCCAGCTACCTCTCTATTCCTCAACCCACCAGGTTTTTTCGTCGACTGGATGCCAACAGGAGTCGGGCTTTAGATGCCGATGAACTTCATCGGGGGCTGGAGGAGATAGGGCTGGCGCTGGAGGCTGGTGAGGCTGAGCTTATTTGCAAGCATTGGGACCGTGATGGCAATGGGACCTTAGACCTGGAGGAGTTTCTTCGAGCCCTACGGGTGAGGATACTTGCTCCCCTTAGGCATAACCCTTCCAGAAAAGGGAGCTTCCCTGCACCCTGGTGAACCACCTAAATGTAGACTCAACAGGCATTGCTGTGCCAAGCAAGCACTGGGTTCAgttctggggagacaaagacataaaacaaaaaatccttgccctcaaggggcttatgttctattggggaAACACATTAACAGAAAAGTCAATACAAAGTctatacaaattatatacatgGTAATTTGGGAAGGCTGGAAGTGGCCTTGAACTAAtatttggagggggaaaaaaagacccaACCAGGCattctgggaggaggaggaggtgagaagggagtacCTTCCAAGAAGGGAGCCTAGCCCACACaaaagcaggagatggaatgttataaGCAGATTGGTGGGTTTGGCTTCAGGGAGGACACGAaggtgaggaggttggaccaggtTGTGAAatactttaaataccaaacaggaaTCTGTAATTTATCCTAACGGCAATAAAGAACTGACTGAAGGTGTTTAAGGAGGGGAGGGATCCAGCGACCTTGCTTAGGTAGCTGtgaggaagatggactggagaaggaggTCTAGAAGCAGGCAGGACATTTAGGAAGCTAAGTTAATGAGGGTCTGAGTCAGAGGAGGGGGTACAGATGCCAACTAGGTAGGGTGAGGGAGATTAGGGAGTCAAAGGTTGTGAGGTTGAGAACTGAGAGGATAGTGTCACcctgaaaagaaatagaaagtttaGAAGGCTGGAATTTTGGGGAAAGATTTTATTGTTTGGGACATGCTGAGTTGGAGTCATGGGTCATCCAGGTGGATATATCTAATGTGGGACCAGAGGATGCCATTCTAACTCCCTTCTATGAAGGAACCAAACACGAGGTCTTTCCCCACAGATACTGGGACATTCCCCCTCCAAGAGTCCCACAACCTCCCCCCCACTCTTCAACTGAGAGGAAAATGACACACATAAGGGGGAAGTAACTTGCTAAGGCCacaaagaggcaaagaaaggtcTGAGACCAGACTTTCTTGCTGTCATCATTCCATTGCTTGCCACCTTCTATAGTAACCCACAAATTCTCAGACAACTGAGATCTTTCCATAGgttcctgcttcccctcccccctggaCCACATCcttaattattttgctttttcccctcacccccagccaCCCATGTCTAAGGCCCGGAAGGATGTCATTTCAGCTGCCTTTGCCAAGTTGGACAGAAGTGGAGATGGCGTGGTGACTGTGGATGACCTTCGGGGCATTTACAATGGTCGGAAACACCCCAAATTTCAGAGTGGCGAGTGGACAGAGGATGACGTGTTCCGGAACTTCTTGGACAACTTTGATGCTGGCGACAAGGATGGGCAGGTAGCCAggcctccctcccacctccttgcCCCTGGTCTGGCCCCTTGGCTTCATGCACATGTTGGTCAGTTCATCATCAAGTTTCTCTGTTCTCTAGGAGTTAGAAGAGcttaaaagaatgaaaacttCAGGGGATCCAAAGGATCATGTAGTtcaggggttcttcacctgggctttaggaactttgtttttaattctgaaaGCTGTATTTCAACACaactggtttccttggtaatcctatgtattttattttttattcatttaaaaacattattctgagaaagggtccctaAGGTTCACCAAGC from Trichosurus vulpecula isolate mTriVul1 chromosome 1, mTriVul1.pri, whole genome shotgun sequence includes:
- the CAPS gene encoding calcyphosin isoform X2 translates to MEATNAIEKLRAKCLERGASGIKGLARFFRRLDANRSRALDADELHRGLEEIGLALEAGEAELICKHWDRDGNGTLDLEEFLRALRPPMSKARKDVISAAFAKLDRSGDGVVTVDDLRGIYNGRKHPKFQSGEWTEDDVFRNFLDNFDAGDKDGQVTAAEFLDYYSGLSASVDTDEEFVAMMTSAWQL
- the CAPS gene encoding calcyphosin isoform X1 is translated as MEATNAIEKLRAKCLERGASGIKGLARFFRRLDANRSRALDADELHRGLEEIGLALEAGEAELICKHWDRDGNGTLDLEEFLRALRPPMSKARKDVISAAFAKLDRSGDGVVTVDDLRGIYNGRKHPKFQSGEWTEDDVFRNFLDNFDAGDKDGQVARPPSHLLAPGLAPWLHAHVGQFIIKFLCSLGVRRA